ctatatgaaaatatcgtttctattacatgattcaatagttttctcttgttcttaatcttatgttttagtttgcgcacctagaacatatcgcttgattcggcgtaagaacggaagctacaacgtctagagtccgacctagagttaaccatctaataaatctaattgctaggaatagagttaggtttgttagtcccttaaacatccgagcttaaagataacttagcttttctatgcatgtgaggaatcaatgtttaggaaagtaagttatagatatccactcatgtgaggaatcaatgaagtagggtagaaatggtgtagatgaatcatggaTAGGAATGAATATTCATGTAGAATCATAGGACACTAATAGTTAAACGGTGAACTCCAATTCCAACAGCTTTCTCTCTTGATATCAATCAACTTTTATTCTCgctttatttaatttacattagCATTTGATCACTAAAATCATCAACCCTTTTGGAAATCCAttgcttgagtaatttcacTAGAGAACGACATTTGTATTAGCAATTCcctgcggatacgacaaaaaccctatgctatactacaattgaatcttgaggattttgaaagtagtatcagtgtagaaaaatctttcaacaaaatggcgccgttgccggggaattgcgtCAATACAAAAACATTGCTTTAGTTTCTTATCTTGAGCAATGGTTGATATAGTAgataattttctttcttttgttatcTTTAATTATCTTGTTTACTGACTTTCTTGGTTAGGTTGTATTTTCACTTTGTGTATGCAAGGTAAAACTTCAGTTGGTCAACTGTTGTTCGATCCCGAGATCGAAGCTACAGCTAGAAGGAACAATAGCAAGACAAAGAGGAGAAAACAATTAGCTAAGGAAAGAAAGGAACAAGAAGCATCATCTTCTTTAATCTCTTCAAGAAATCAAGAACAAAACATCATGGCAGCTACTCCAGGTCGTGAAAATGGAGATGACAATGCAGGTTTTGTGAACTTCACACCGAGGAATATGACAAGAATCGGAAGACCTGCAGGTAATGAGAAGCCACCTGAGATGAAGTCCGGATTGGTGCAGCTAATGTATGCCAACCCATTTGCTGGTTTGGACCATGAGAATCCGTACACGCATTTGACAAAGTTCTATGAACTTTGTGGCACTGCTGGCCTTACACAAACTGAGGAAGAAGCTGTGTTCCTGAGGCTCTTTCCCTTGACTTTGATTGGGCAAGCTAAAGACTGGTTTTTGGATCAGCCACAGACCATTTTATCTGATTGGAATGAACTTGAAAGGAAATTCATGGCAACGGCGCCATTTTGTTGAAAGGTATTTACCACAACTactttcaaatccctttcaagattcaattgtagtatagtaaagggtttttatcgtcctcagggaattggAAATACAACGCCGTTCTTTAGCTAAATTACTTAAGCAAAGAGTTCAAGAAGCGTTTGGTTGATTGTTTTGAGAAATGTTGTGGACATAAAACAGTAATAAAAACGTGTTTAAAAACAGATTGAGAAAGCTGTTGGGATTGGGGTTCACACATCAACTCTCATATATCCTATAATTCAACACATACAACCTATTCTATTCTTGACTTCATCACATCAGTTCTTATCTATCTCATTAATTTCTTACATGAGCAGATTAACGATTCACTTCTCTAATTATCGATGTCTTGCATAACTAACGAAGCAAAACGTAATGAGTTCAGATGTCAAGCGACTAATAAACCTAACCCTATGTCTAGCAATCAGGTAAATTAGATGATACAACCTAAATCTAATTCAAATATGTAGCTTTCACTCACATATCAAATCTCAAATCATGTTCTAGTTGATCAAGCTAAAACAAGCATTAAAATCAAGATCATATCATTGAAATCAAGAGATAAAATAGATTCATATGAAAGAGAACTAAGATGGATACATTTAAGTCAAGTATTACACCCAAACCCAACAAAGAGAAGTTTAGCTATCCATAGACATGGATGCTATGCTTACAAGAAGAACTAAGACGAAAGTTATGATCCGTGCCGTCCTCGGTGATGATTCCAGCTTGATGGATGGTGAATCaaagctcccaaagttcctcccttcttctctctgaagttttctctctcaaaagTCCAAAATAGGTCAAGAGATACCTCAATTCTGATCTGGTCGAGCCTTTTATAAAACAGGGCAACAGTTTCGCTTAAGGTGATAAAGgtgtcgcttaagcgagcaggtttcttcaccttcaggtaagttctttggcttaagcgagaccaattctcgcttaagccgaattgtcttccagaaccactgctactgtcatgtaatttggcttaagcgaggaaacatttggcttaagcggacttcaatatttttagcccTTTTGATCTTCAAATGGTTGGATCTTCTTGACTTTTCTCCTACAATAAAAACCAAAGAGTCTAAATGATAAAACTAGCATATCTTACATTTatctatataaaaactatctacttactaaattaaccttattgagggataatttgaaagataacgtacacatttagaacagataagtgccgaaattaatatagaaaatcaggtaaatttggcacttatcatTAACCATCAAAACTTTCATATCTGGGAATTgcatgtttttgttttcttattgTTTCTCAATGCCCACTGTTTCAACTTTCAGATCTTCTCAAACCTAATTTAGGCAaagcaagaaaagaaaaggttacCCTTTTACAACTCTGGATCAAGTTCGCTgaattttttccagaaaatAAAACATGCATCTTCAAGAACCTAGATGATGTAAAGGAACCCAGATAACGCATAGGTGAaccagaaaataaataaataaaaaaacatgaaaaaatcCACTCCACTCAAAACAAAAACTCCAAAACCCATGCCATTGCCACTGTTTCTTTCTGTTGTTTGGTGATGATGAAAGAAATTGATTGATTTTTAAAGCTTCAGTGGTTGCCATTGTTTCCCATAACTGCATGGCAAAAAGAAATTGTGCAAACAAATGGGTAACCCTCTCCCCTGGCAGCGCCGCCACCACTTCCTTTGCGTACCGcaacgccgccaccaccactcaaCACAACCAGATCTGGTTCGCTTGCAGGAAACGGGTCGACCCATCCCCATTATTGCAAAGCCTAACCACAGTAACCACCATCCAAAGCAGAAAACCCAGTGTGAGTTGGTGATGATGGAAGGAGAAAGATGGAAAAATTTGAGCAAGGAAGGTTATTTTTGTCTTATCACTCATATAGTAAAACTGAAgcaccgtgtgtcagtttcaaactgacacacggtagGCGCAACCCTCAAACTTGCATATCATTTTGGCCCTTCAAATATTTATGTCAAACTCCGCCACTGCATATAATTAACTTTGCTTGTATGTGAAGTGCTAAAAGCACACTTTTTCGAATATTGTCTCATACTTTATCTATGATGAGATTGTCTAAAAGATTCATAAAAGTGATTCAAAGAAAAATACAGAACTAAAGTGATCAATCCATGGCATGACCACATGACAGGGGCGAATCCAGACCTAATATATCAGTGTGGCTAAACATAAAGAAATTATAGGctaaatatattgaaaatatttttttttgaacaagagaaatattatagataaaaccatgagagaaagtttctcaTGGAAATAGAAGAGTTTACAGTCCAAGAAGGACTAGGCTTACAACGaaatataacaaaagaaacaaagtgaaaacaaCAATACAATAAAGAAACAAGAACAATAAAACAGGGAAAATACAATAGGAAGACAACAATCTATACTACACTAATAGCGGAGGCCGAGAAATAGGAGGTGCATGAGAAATCCACAGCAACACATAGCAAGTTACAACAAAATTTCTTCTAATGAATTTTTTGAGTAGCTTGCAAAGTGCTGAGTGAAGGTTTTGccgtttattataatttatatgttTGAATATATTCTTCTTTATATATGTATTGTATTGGATGACATGATGAGCACAATAATTTGAGTGAACACTAATTTCATGATAGATATGAACAACAGACGCAGTATCAAATACATTCAAGAAGGGAATATAATGAAAGCACCACACAATTGTGAGagcatataaattaaaaaaaaaaaaaaaaaactgggctAAAGCCACACCTAGCCCCAATATGGGTCCGTCCATGCCACATGACTTGGGGAATCTTAATGCAATCAGTGACCACTGACCACACATGACGTTTGGACTCCGAGTACAAATATGTCATGGTATATGTCACTTAAAATAGAAGAAAGTTTTGATTCTTCTTCTGACTTATACTAATTTTACAAACTTAAAccagtttttttaatttagtttttcttATTATTCTTTGATCACATCATCTATTTTATTActcttaaaataattttcatccCAAATCATTGTCGATAAAAACACGTGTGAACTAGTGATAATTTTTAATTGAGgtgtcaatttttttattagtgaaaCTGAATTCTTTTCGTGACACATGGCTCTTTATTGGATGTGAAATTAACTTTTGAAGAAATTATTTTCTATAAATGAtgaggtggaagaagagaggTAGATAGATGCAAATTTGATTGTTCCTAACATTCTCatcaagaaatcagagaaaattaAGAGAGAGATGTCAAATCTGTTTGTGAAACAGGCAAAACAATATGCAGGTGCAAGGCCAAGTTATCCACCGCAGCTCTTCCAATTCATTGCTTCAAAAACCCCCTCTCACAACCTTGCTTGGGATGTTGCCACCGGAAGCGGCCAAGCTGCCAAATCGGTGACTCCTCCTTCCTTTAAAACTCTTTACTTTTATCACCTCCCTGCACATATCTCTTTatcttctctcttttcatttatttcATTGCAATTTATAATTAGTAAATATCTGCTGTTTTTATGCTGCTTTATATaggtatttttataattataaacTATATATGAAACtcgaaataaaataaaaattcagaAAAGCTATATAATATATGTTTACTATTAGGGCAGGCAGTCCCGGTTCACCCATAaatcatatttttataattGACATTTAGTACATGCTATTTATAATATGTTTGCTATTTATAATATGTTTGTTATATGCTAAAATTACATATGGTTATAGAGTCTATCATAGTCATAGATCTTCTTGTTAGAAACCTCTCATATGGGTCATTCAGTGTATGTTCAATCATTCAAATTTCACGTTTCTAATGTCAAGTCCTGAGTACGAGAGGTGTGTCGGAAATCTTACATTGACTAGATATGACCAAAATTTCCCTTATAAATAGTAAAACAACTCTCATCTCTTAGTTGACTTTTGTGCTTGAGTTAAACCTCCAAAATTCTAATATATATCTCAATCACATCATCATGTAATGATGTATGTACCTGGATATAGACTCAATGACCACTAGATAACTGAATTTGAAACTAGAACTTTAGGTACAGCTAATTCAGCTCAATCTGAGTCAAGTGATGAATTGGAACATTGAATTTACATGTGTATGCTGTCTTCTATATTGGTATAAGGAGTTCTTCTTAATTTGTCAATTTTCAGGATTGCTTATTCTCTGACCAAAACTAATTGGTATTTTCAGTTAGCTGAACTATACCAGAATGTCATAGCCACGGATGCTAGTGAGAAACAGCTTGAATTTGCAACAAAGCTCCCCAATGTGCGATACCAGCATACCCCTTCAACCATGTCCATTGCAGAGGTTGAACAAAAGGTGGCACCTCAAGGAACCATAGACCTTGTGACCATTGCCCAAGGTCTCCACTGGTTTGACCTCCCAAACTTCTATGCACAAGTCAATTGGGTTCTCAAGAAACCACATGGAGTCATTGCAGCGTGGTCTTACAATTTGCCTAGACTTAGTGATGCAGTAGACTCTGTCCTTGATCAATTTTATGGCTCTGATACTAAACCTTATTGGGACCAAGCACGCAGATTGGTTGAAAACAATTACAGAACCATTGATTTTCCATTTGAGCCTGTGGATGGAGCTGATCACACAGGACCGTTTGAGTTTGTGACAGAGACTGTGATGGATTTCGATGATTTCTTAACTTATATAAAATCATGGTCAGCATATCAGACAGCAAAGGAGAAGGGAGTGGAGCTTCTAGGCGAGGATGTGGTTGAAAAGTTCAAACTTGCTTGGGGTGAAGATGGCCAGAAGGTTGCCAAGTATCCAATTTATCTTAGAATTGGAAAAGTAAGTGATGCCTGAAAATATGTTCTTACTTGATAGTTAGCTCAAGAAACATTTTCTGTTTGTTGATTAAATAGTTTAGCTCTATTGATACTATTTGAATCATTTATTGAGCTGATTGTTAAGGAAGAGGTGAAGTAGAAAGCTTAAATTCCAAGGGTAAAACAGTCCTCGTGTATCCAATTTTGTTTTATGCTTCCATGGCCAACCAAATTTCAAATTGCTAGAAATCCATTTTCTGCTGTTCTGCCAAGAACACTTCCTCTTGATGCTTATTTTCCATATAACCTTTAGATATATTGAGATACAAGGTTTTACATTCATTCTATTTCATGAGTTAGGATTTTCCCCCACATGTCTTTCCTAGTAAAAGACAATTTACTCTTTCATTGACTTTCTTCCACTTTCAAAAACCATCAATTATAAATGCACTTATATGTCTTGGTTCATTCTGCCAAAAATATAACATGGTAAAGAATAAGATATCACCATACTTAGGTGATTACTTGAACCAACATGAATGAGCATCGAACCAAGAAGCTTAGAGATTGTGAAGTGAATTGTGTACTTGGTGAAACTTTGGATGTATGAACTATGTAGAATgtaggagaaggagaaggagaagggggCTTTGGAATTAATTGTGTTGGACATGGGCTTGTTGTGGTGGTTTCTGGTTAAGGGAAACACTGGTGGTTTAAGGTTGAAGTGGAACATGATGATTAAGAAATTTTGATGAAGGGGATGATGGTGATGGATGAGTTGTAACTTGAGAAAGTCCCATTTCTTATCCAAACAACTCATTTTCCTTGGTTACAAGTGGACATTTTCCTTTTTATAGTAGGAAAAGTATAAACTCTGATTTCTAATTAGACCCTTAGACCTTACATAAATACAACTCAAGAGTCCATATACGCTTTAAGTAATATATTGGCGAATGATATACATTAGCTGACCCTGTACATCAGCTGATCATTCCTAAAATGAGACGGTAAGGGCGAGTCATTCTTAAAATGAGAGGATGGCTCGCCATATTGGAAGAAAGGTCGCCATAAAATGCGAAGACTTGTCTGATCTGAGTGAACCACCCAAAAGTCCTTGAAATCGGGCTGACCACTCTAAGAGTGTGTATAGCCCGCCTCGAGATCTCTTTGCTAAGATCATTTGTTCGCCACAACCCAAGGAGTCGTTTAGAGGAGGGTTACCCGACTTGGATGTTTCTTGGGCGAGCATTCCAAATTGGAAGCCTTTGTCCAGTCTAATAAATTTCCACACATATATACTAATGAAGGGAATAATACAATGTACAATCTataagaattgattttgttctgaCAAAATAGAATTGGTAATTTCAGTTAGCTGCACTATACCAGAATGTCATAGCCACGGATGTTAGTGAGAAACAGCTTGAATTTGCAACCAAGCTCCCCAATGTGATGTACCAGCATACCCCTCCCAAAAGGTAGCACTTCAAGGAACCATAGACCTTGTGACCATTGCTCAAGGTCTACACTGGTTTGACCGTTTGACCTCCCAAACTTCTATGAACAAGTTAATTGGGTTCTCAAGAAACCTCATGGAGTCATTGCTGCTTGGTATTATGATTTGCCCAGAGTTTGTGATGTGGTAGACTCTGTCCTTCATCAATGTTATTTCTTTTATATGAAATCTTATTGGGATCCAGCTTGTAGATTGATTGGAAAAAAAGTATAGAACCATTGAAATTCCATTTGAGTCTGTGGATGAAGTTGATCACACAGGACCTTTTGAGTTTGTGACAGAGGTTGTGATGGATTTGGATGATTTCTTTACTTATATAAGATCATGGTCAGCATATCAGACAGCAAAGGAGAAGGGAGTGGAGCTTCTTAGGGAGGATGTGGTTGAAAAGTTCAAACTTGCTTGGGGTGAAGATGGCCAGAAGATTGCCAAGTTTCCAATTTATCTGAGAATTGGTAGAGTAAGTGATGCCTGAAAATATATATGTTCTTGTTAGTTACTTGGTGGAAGGTAGCACAAGAAACATTTTCTACTTGTTGATTAAATAATTTGGCTCCACCATTTATGTGAATCAAAAGGTGGAAGTAGAAAGCTTAAATTCCTGGGGTAAAATAGTTCTCGTGTATCCAAATTTGGTGTTTTATGCATCAGTCTGCCAacccaaattttaaataaaaaatgggCTTAAATGGTCAATTGGCCCCTGTAATTATAAAGGGAATCAGTCTTgatccttgtaaaattttcacatcaaattgggtccctaaaaatattttttttaatccaattaaggacaaagtgtgctTTGGTCTGATGTGTCTTAATTTTTACATTGTCAACATTTTCACGTggcttttatctttttttttttaataaaaactaattccaactcatgattaattgaaaatcaaaataaaacctTAAATAAGTCCTAATTAACTAATTTCACCCCAATTAAGCCTCAATTTCCCAAAATCCATCTGAAGTTCAGCCTTCTCGCTCTGCAACTTCAATGTCATTGGCAGCAGAGGATGCAACATCACTCTCCTCCTCCAATTTAACATACAAATTATGTATGGCTTGTTGCTGAGTGGTGAGCGCTTGCTGCAATTTCACTGATTCATTGATTGAATTGAATTCGATTTGAACATCCTCTGTCCTCGCATCACCACGCCAGGTCCTCCTCCATCCTCGCGCCGCCACGCCAGGTCCTCCCATCTTGTCCAACACCATATCCGTGCGGATATGGCACAGATCCATGCGCTTTTTGATTGCTCAGGGTTGGTGTGGTTcttgcccagattccttgcgaATGTAGGCAGTATGACGTCGTCGCGGCGGTGAAAGAGAGATGGTGGAGCGGTTCACAGACGGTGGTTGCTGGTTAATGCTTCAGGGTAAGTTGGATTGCAGTTCAAAGGTGGTGTTGGTGTTTTCTGCTGGTTTGAAGCTTTCCATTTGTTTCTGGAGCTTGGTTAACTGAGAAGATATAGAGAAGTTTGACTAAGGAATTGGTGGCGTAGATTGGGTATCTGATGTAGGCTTGTTATTCTCCTTAggctttcctttcttttcttccctttgGTTTTTGTTTCTTGTTTCTCCTGCGTATTTATCTACTGGGTTGAGGAGAAGAGGACGATGAAGGATGAGAGGTTGAGGATAATATGATTTGGGGTCCTAACATAATTAACTAAATATCTTTATGTTCTAATGTattttaagataaatttgggtcATAACTAAGAAagcattaattttattattcataaaatcaataaaattggaagtgaaattgattaaagtattttttaagggactaaaattgatgttaaAAAGTCCACGTGGGCATCCTCAGCTGACTAGGCTTGTCACTGGAccgttgaccggtcaaaattgagcaaaatgacttaattggattaaaaaaacatttttagggatccaatttgatgcaaaaattttacagggatcagaactgattccctttacaattacaggggccaaTTAACCATTTAAGCCTTCATAAAATCAATAAAATTGGAAGTGAAATTGATTAAAGTatttttaagggactaaaattgatgttaaAAAGTCCACGTGGGCATCCTcagctgactaggcttgccactggaccgttgaccgATCAAAAATgagcaaaatgacttaattggattaaaaaaacatttttagggacccaatttaatgcaaaaattttacagggatcagaacttattccctttacaattacagggtcAATTAAccatttaagcctaaaaaatgCTAGAAATTCATTTTCTGATATTATCTCTAAACACTTTATTTTAGTGAAGTCTCATGCTAATATCACTAATAtgtaatgaaattaaattattaaatgatatCATTAGAATTGGTTCTGTTCCTTTTTTTTAAGCTTGGTTTTGTCCTTAATGAACATTCAGTCATCTATCAAACATTTTGTGGTTTTCATTTTTTCCAGTAGCAAATCGtaataagtgagggaccaaaaatgtTATTAAGTTATtcttaataaaatttaattttctttagaTATTTTAGTAGACAATTTATTCTAAATAAATTTTTGTGTGGACTCTATacattttaaaagatttgaattattaaaatatatataaaagatcaactttctcatatgatacatcccctatatatattaataattatatcTTGTTCATTTATGATTAGATCTAAGGGTCATGATTATTTTAGAGATATGATGGTGATTGGTTGGTCTCTTTTGGTCGGGTGTAGGGGGTTTTTCGGTTGATTCTTTGGAGGCTCTCTTGTTAGTTGCGTTGATCTTCCCTCATTGGTCTTTTTTTTAGTGTTTGCTTTGGGGTAAGGTGTCGGGTCGTTTTCCTTTTTAGGGATAGTTATAAAGTTTGGTCTTGGGGCATGTTTGGGCGTTTTTGCTGCGTTGGCTTTATTTAGTTGTTATGTCCCCTTTTTTTGTTGTTGGCTTGTGTATTCTTGACTATATAATCTTATATATcattttgctttcgaaaaaaattcTTTCATTCTCATATAAAAATACGTTAGTCTGTAAACACTTTCAATCAAGCTAGTAGGCTTGTAGTCTGATACAGATTGAGGGAAATTCTGCTTTAGAATAAAAGAGATAAAAGTTGCATTTAGGCTATTGACTAGCTTCCCCGAGGCGTGGAACTCTGCGAAGAATTTGGGAACATCATACTTAATGACAAGCCAAAACTGTTTGAAAATTCAGATTAAAGTTATACGGACCTGGTGCACGGTTACCATCACAAGATCTAAGCACATCCTAGATTTCCTCTTTAGAATGATGTGTTTCCAACTCCAATTTCTCCACTTTCCCCAGCTTGGACAGGGAAAATATTGTAGCCCTCTGCTTATTCTGTTGTTCTATATCCTATCTTGAAAACACATTGCTTCATCATTTAGTATAGAGTTTATTGATCTATAGATCCATTGCATTGTGTTTGTATCATCAGATTGAGTGAATTCTTCCTATGCACCTATTGTGTGATGGTGAATTGTGTAATTCATATATGCTATTGTTTGGACTAAGTGATTTGTATGCTCTAATGGGGGACTGAAAACATGTGTGGTGACACACATCATTTTCTGATAGTCTAAGAGAGAGtctgcttgaggacaagctgagTTTAAGTGGGAAGTTGATGAGTGTCAAAATTGCATGATAATTGTATTTATTTCACTAACATTTTACACCTAATTTATGCACTTCTTATACATAATTCACGTTCCATCAACTGTATTAGCATAATGCATGTAAAAGAAGCAAAAAGTAGAAAATAATGGAAAAAAGGTGAATTAAATGGACACTGAACTTGGATTCAAATATGCCGACGAAGAGCCACGGTCCTTCCTCCTAAGCCACGACCATGCTTGATAACTCGTAGGCAAGTGTGTTTATTCGTTACGAAGTGATTAAAGATAGAACATGAGGATTATGGTTATCTTGTACCAGTTTCCACtaatttaaatattgaaatGACGATTCAAAAGGTTGGTTGTTTGTTCGATATCCAAAAGCTATAATTAAGCGAAAAGAAAGTGTCTGGTGTATAACTTCATCAATTTGTGATATGCTTTTGATAAGTTCATTATATTGATGAACTCGCTCATTCTCTCTATGATGTCTTTCCTAAGTTTCTACTTACTAAGGTCTTAACTaagcaaatattttttttatacatcggaaaacaaCTAAGCaaatattttgattaaataGTGATAGATAATGTTTTAGTGCCTAATCTTATTTAATCAAAGATGAAGTTCTTCTAATTTCAAGCtaacaagattaagatttaccTATGTAACACTGAAATAGAATAATAGATTACAAAATCCTAACAAATTCTAATAAAAACAAATAGAATCCTAAAAATTCTAATAATGCAAATTATATGATTTAAAATACTTAAAGACACGAACactcaataaataaaataaaaacaagataaaaacacacaaaattaaTCTTATATTCCTAGGTCAACAATGAGTTTTTTTGTCAAAACTGCTATTCTTGACAGTGTTAACATGTTTTTAAGACAACACAGTCGTATTTCCTAGGGCACGACCATGTCACCCTGCGTTGTCAGAAGCCTCGAGAGCGTAAGTGAGAGAGTAGAGTGAGATAACAACAAAGAGAGTGAGTGTGAGAGAGATCTAGAGGGAAAACAATCAAAGAAGTTAGGAGCATTAAAGATCATTCTTTGTTTTTATAAGATAGCTATTAGAATTGAATAGTTTGTAATTTAATTATGGCAAATTCGGTGGtactttgaatttttttgggTGTGGTACCTGCATtgagtaatttaatagattattttatgttattcaaggtaaatactacatctttagattttactttacttgtcaattaactttatctcatgaaattcatttttcaataaaaatgggcgggtggtggaaacgaatgatggTGATGGAGATGCGCATAAAATGACCATGGTTGATGGATGAACAAAGATCAGAAAACAGAACTCGCAAATCTTACGTCTCTGAGAATGGAACACTGCATTACTacgataaaaaaaaatcaaaattttaattagtacTGTTGAGTATTATGATTGGTGATTGGCTACATTTTGCTTAAACAATGTGTTCAAGTATGGCCGGATGTGTAAATGTGATGTGTTAAACAACATGTT
This is a stretch of genomic DNA from Lotus japonicus ecotype B-129 chromosome 1, LjGifu_v1.2. It encodes these proteins:
- the LOC130730098 gene encoding uncharacterized protein LOC130730098, whose translation is MSNLFVKQAKQYAGARPSYPPQLFQFIASKTPSHNLAWDVATGSGQAAKSLAELYQNVIATDASEKQLEFATKLPNVRYQHTPSTMSIAEVEQKVAPQGTIDLVTIAQGLHWFDLPNFYAQVNWVLKKPHGVIAAWSYNLPRLSDAVDSVLDQFYGSDTKPYWDQARRLVENNYRTIDFPFEPVDGADHTGPFEFVTETVMDFDDFLTYIKSWSAYQTAKEKGVELLGEDVVEKFKLAWGEDGQKVAKYPIYLRIGKVSDA